One window of the Trifolium pratense cultivar HEN17-A07 linkage group LG2, ARS_RC_1.1, whole genome shotgun sequence genome contains the following:
- the LOC123911084 gene encoding sm-like protein LSM3A: MAGTEEESAVKEPLDLIRLSLEERIYVKLRSDRELRGKLHAYDQHLNMILGDVEEIVTTVEIDDETYEEIVRTTKRTVPFLFVRGDGVILVSPPLRTA; the protein is encoded by the exons ATGGCAGGTACAGAGGAAGAAAGCGCAGTGAAAGAGCCTTTGGATCTCATAAGACTCAGCCTCGAAGAACGTATATACGTCAAACTCCGTTCTGATAGAGAGCTTCGTGGAAAACTTCAT gCTTATGATCAGCATCTTAATATGATTCTCGGTGATGTTGAAGAAATTGTTACCACTGTTGAAATTGATGATGAGACATATGAAGAAATTGTTAGG ACTACAAAGCGAACAGTTCCTTTCCTGTTTGTTCGGGGAGATGGAGTGATATTGGTTTCCCCACCACTGAGGACTGCATAA
- the LOC123907891 gene encoding oxalate--CoA ligase, translating to METATTLTGLLQAVAEKFPTRRAISVAGKLDLTHSHLNQLVESAANHLISAGIKPNDVVALTFPNTVEYVILFLAVIRVRATAAPLNAAYTSEEFEFYLSDSESKLLLTPLEGNEPAQAAATKLKIQLGSASLIKTTEEEETKFAFSISLNKPESESDLNSVNSVNSISELINEPSDVALFLHTSGTTSRPKGVPLSQHNLVSSVRNIESVYRLNESDSTVIVLPLFHVHGLIAGLLSSLGAGGAVALPSAGRFSASTFWKDMIQYNATWYTAVPTIHQIILDRHLNSPEPVYPRLRFIRSCSASLAPVILGRLEEAFGAPVLEAYAMTEATHLMSSNPLPQDGPHKAGSVGKPVGQEMAILDESGRVLENEVNGEVCIRGENVTKGYKNNVEANTAAFLFGWFHTGDIGYFDSDGYLHLVGRIKELINRGGEKISPIEVDAVLLSHPDVAQAVAFGVPDQKYGEEIHCAIIPREGTNIDEAEVLRFCKKNLTSFKVPKKVFITDSLPKTATGKILRRLVAEHFVSQV from the exons ATGGAAACCGCAACCACCCTCACCGGACTCCTCCAAGCCGTCGCCGAAAAATTCCCTACCCGACGTGCCATCTCCGTCGCCGGAAAACTCGACCTCACTCACTCTCACCTCAATCAATTAGTTGAATCCGCCGCAAATCATCTCATCTCCGCCGGAATCAAACCCAACGACGTCGTCGCTCTCACCTTCCCTAACACCGTCGAG TACGTAATACTCTTTTTGGCCGTTATTCGAGTACGAGCCACGGCGGCGCCGTTAAATGCGGCTTACACATCAGAAGAATTCGAGTTTTATTTATCAGACTCTGAATCGAAGCTTCTATTAACGCCGTTAGAAGGTAACGAACCGGCTCAAGCCGCAGCTACAAAGCTCAAAATTCAACTCGGCTCGGCTTCGCTTATCAAAACcactgaagaagaagaaactaaATTTGCTTTTTCAATCTCGTTGAACAAACCCGAGTCAGAGTCAGATTTAAATTCTGTTAACTCAGTTAACTCGATTTCCGAACTCATTAACGAACCATCCGACGTGGCACTTTTCCTCCACACATCAGGAACAACGAGTCGACCTAAGGGGGTCCCACTGAGTCAACACAACTTAGTTTCGTCTGTTAGAAACATTGAATCGGTTTATCGACTCAATGAGTCTGACTCGACGGTTATCGTGCTTCCGCTTTTCCATGTTCATGGATTAATTGCTGGATTACTGAGTTCACTTGGTGCCGGAGGTGCGGTGGCGTTACCATCGGCGGGAAGATTCTCGGCGTCGACGTTTTGGAAAGATATGATTCAATACAATGCCACGTGGTATACTGCGGTTCCTACTATTCATCAGATTATACTTGATCGTCACTTGAATAGCCCTGAACCGGTTTACCCGAGACTCCGGTTTATCAGAAGCTGTAGCGCTTCCTTGGCACCGGTTATTCTAG GTCGGTTAGAGGAAGCATTTGGGGCACCAGTTTTGGAGGCATATGCTATGACAGAGGCAACTCATTTAATGTCTTCGAATCCTTTGCCACAAGATGGGCCCCACAAAGCTGGGTCAGTTGGGAAACCAGTGGGTCAAGAAATGGCTATATTGGATGAATCGGGTCGGGTTTTAGAGAATGAAGTTAATGGTGAAGTGTGTATTAGAGGAGAAAATGTTACAAAAGGGTATAAGAATAATGTGGAAGCTAATACAGCTGCATTTTTGTTTGGCTGGTTTCATACTGGTGATATTGGTTACTTTGATTCTGATGGGTATTTGCATCTTGTGGGTCGGATTAAAGAGCTCATAAACAGAGGAG gAGAGAAAATATCACCAATAGAAGTGGATGCTGTTCTTCTATCTCATCCTGACGTAGCACAAGCAGTTGCTTTTGGAGTGCCAGATCAGAAATATGGTGAAGAG ATACATTGTGCAATCATACCAAGAGAAGGAACTAACATTGATGAGGCAGAGGTGCTAAGATTTTGCAAGAAGAATCTCACATCTTTTAAAGTCCCCAAAAAGGTTTTCATTACTGATTCTTTGCCAAAGACAGCTACCGGCAAGATTTTGCGTCGTCTCGTGGCAGAACATTTTGTCTCTCAAGTTTGA